Proteins found in one Zea mays cultivar B73 chromosome 1, Zm-B73-REFERENCE-NAM-5.0, whole genome shotgun sequence genomic segment:
- the LOC103643969 gene encoding uncharacterized protein isoform X1, giving the protein MSLSWYILETDPHVQSYKKIKLGCGCCCVASSCWTEEREGRSSWCADFYSGGLLFSMGLLGYIFSKSTISLVLGITPGLATLLLGTQSEVLEERQIQLPAYLGSEVMLMCKHLHLEFCLARMNQVYFPILLHLR; this is encoded by the exons ATGTCTCTGTCTTGGTATATTCTGGAGACAGATCCCCACGTCCAGAGTTACAAGAAGATCAAGCTTGGCTGTGGCTGCTGCTGTGTTGCCTCCTCTTGTTGGACCgaagagagggaggggagaagcAGCTGGTGTGCAGACTTCTACTCAG GTGGTCTTTTATTCTCTATGGGGCTTCTAGGATACATCTTCTCCAAAAGCACCATAAGTCTTGTCTTGGGCATTACACCAGGGCTAGCCACTCTGCTACTTGGCACTCAGTCTGAAGTTCTGGAGGAGCGGCAGATCCAGCTTCCTGCTTATCTTGGCTCAG AGGTGATGCTGATGTGCAAGCATCTTCACCTTGAGTTCTGCCTTGCCAGAATGAATCAAGTTTATTTTCCCATCCTGCTCCATTTGAGGTAG
- the LOC103643969 gene encoding uncharacterized protein isoform X2 produces the protein MSLSWYILETDPHVQSYKKIKLGCGCCCVASSCWTEEREGRSSWCADFYSGGLLFSMGLLGYIFSKSTISLVLGITPGLATLLLGTQSEVLEERQIQLPAYLGSGRGDADVQASSP, from the exons ATGTCTCTGTCTTGGTATATTCTGGAGACAGATCCCCACGTCCAGAGTTACAAGAAGATCAAGCTTGGCTGTGGCTGCTGCTGTGTTGCCTCCTCTTGTTGGACCgaagagagggaggggagaagcAGCTGGTGTGCAGACTTCTACTCAG GTGGTCTTTTATTCTCTATGGGGCTTCTAGGATACATCTTCTCCAAAAGCACCATAAGTCTTGTCTTGGGCATTACACCAGGGCTAGCCACTCTGCTACTTGGCACTCAGTCTGAAGTTCTGGAGGAGCGGCAGATCCAGCTTCCTGCTTATCTTGGCTCAGGCAG AGGTGATGCTGATGTGCAAGCATCTTCACCTTGA